In a single window of the Bacteroidota bacterium genome:
- a CDS encoding MFS transporter, with the protein MSFGFLGIQFGFMLQVTNISRIFQTYGGEVENLALYAIAGPVTGLLVQPIIGYLSDRTWSPKWGRRRPFFMIGALSATGALVMMPNSPSLAIAIGMLWVMDSAFNISMEPFRAFVGDMLPEKQRTLGYAMQSFFIGIGSVIAALLPTILTNFGVANTAPDKEIPDSVKFSFYVGAFAIVAAVMVTVFTTKEYPPADMKAFEAEKQRTKGLWHAFADIFGGLLKMPATMIQLAFVQFFTWFGLNAMWAFMTPTVAERAFHATNPDSAEFQAAGNWVGVMFATYSLVSFLVAFLLPVLARLTSRKTTHMISMAIGGISLLSIMFIEDQYMLLLPMIGVGIAWASLLSMPYAILIGALPQGKLGYFVGVFNFFIVIPQLVASFALGPILTELFGGKTVLMSTLAGASFLIASILVLIVSDRSNPEESRLQKS; encoded by the coding sequence ATGAGCTTCGGCTTTCTGGGCATTCAGTTCGGATTCATGCTGCAAGTCACGAACATCAGTCGCATTTTCCAAACGTATGGTGGTGAGGTTGAGAACCTTGCCTTGTATGCCATCGCCGGTCCTGTGACCGGTTTGCTCGTGCAGCCGATCATCGGCTACCTGAGCGACCGTACGTGGAGCCCGAAATGGGGGAGAAGACGTCCATTTTTTATGATCGGCGCCCTGTCGGCAACCGGTGCGTTGGTGATGATGCCCAATTCGCCGAGCCTCGCCATTGCGATCGGCATGCTTTGGGTGATGGACAGCGCCTTCAACATCTCCATGGAGCCTTTCCGGGCATTTGTGGGCGACATGTTGCCGGAAAAGCAACGTACATTGGGTTATGCCATGCAGAGCTTTTTCATTGGCATTGGATCCGTCATTGCCGCGTTGTTACCAACGATCTTGACCAATTTTGGCGTCGCCAATACCGCTCCGGACAAGGAAATCCCTGATTCCGTGAAATTTTCATTTTACGTTGGCGCATTTGCGATTGTCGCAGCCGTGATGGTGACCGTCTTTACGACCAAGGAGTATCCACCGGCAGACATGAAGGCATTCGAAGCTGAAAAACAACGTACCAAAGGTCTCTGGCATGCATTTGCCGATATTTTTGGTGGCCTGCTGAAGATGCCTGCGACGATGATTCAACTGGCATTTGTTCAGTTTTTTACTTGGTTTGGGTTGAACGCCATGTGGGCCTTTATGACGCCCACCGTGGCAGAACGCGCCTTTCACGCCACCAATCCCGACTCCGCCGAATTCCAAGCTGCCGGCAATTGGGTCGGGGTGATGTTTGCCACCTATTCGTTGGTGTCATTCCTCGTCGCCTTTTTGTTGCCGGTTTTGGCCCGTTTGACCTCCCGCAAGACCACGCACATGATTTCGATGGCAATTGGCGGCATTTCCTTGCTGTCGATCATGTTCATCGAAGACCAATATATGCTGCTGCTGCCGATGATTGGTGTAGGCATTGCGTGGGCAAGCCTGCTGTCGATGCCTTATGCAATCCTGATCGGGGCCTTGCCGCAAGGAAAACTCGGTTATTTCGTCGGTGTCTTCAACTTCTTCATCGTCATTCCCCAATTGGTGGCAAGTTTCGCACTCGGCCCAATCCTCACCGAACTATTTGGAGGTAAAACGGTGTTGATGAGCACCTTGGCAGGGGCTTCATTCTTGATTGCATCGATTTTGGTATTGATTGTTTCGGATCGCAGCAACCCCGAAGAAAGCCGCCTTCAGAAATCATAA
- a CDS encoding HAD family hydrolase yields MNRKDFPDKIDQSWTLFLDRDGVLNERIVDDYVRKWEDWVWAEDALTALATLSRVFGKLVVVTNQRGIARGLYSEKDLEAIHKKMLADVKAAGGRIDAVYHCPHDKDAGCECRKPKPGMLLQAAKDHPAIDLKRAILVGDSISDMQAAKAAKVPGVFIGKMHRDLPDNVLTALPDLATFARLFERETPTD; encoded by the coding sequence ATGAATCGCAAGGATTTCCCCGACAAGATCGATCAAAGCTGGACCTTGTTTCTAGACAGGGACGGTGTGCTCAACGAGCGTATCGTCGATGATTACGTGCGGAAATGGGAGGATTGGGTCTGGGCAGAGGACGCATTGACCGCTTTGGCAACGCTATCGCGGGTTTTTGGAAAGTTGGTGGTCGTGACGAATCAGCGGGGAATTGCACGCGGGCTCTATTCGGAGAAAGATTTAGAAGCCATTCACAAGAAAATGTTGGCTGATGTCAAGGCCGCAGGTGGGCGAATCGACGCTGTTTACCATTGCCCGCATGACAAGGATGCCGGCTGCGAATGTCGGAAACCCAAGCCGGGAATGCTTCTGCAGGCAGCAAAAGACCATCCGGCGATCGATTTGAAACGCGCGATCTTGGTGGGTGACAGCATTTCGGACATGCAAGCCGCCAAGGCGGCCAAGGTTCCGGGCGTATTCATCGGCAAGATGCACCGTGATCTACCCGACAATGTCCTCACGGCTTTGCCGGATTTGGCGACCTTTGCAAGGTTATTTGAACGGGAAACGCCCACAGATTGA
- a CDS encoding cyclomaltodextrinase C-terminal domain-containing protein has translation MYTTLAEDYLYADPNQNVVFLDNHDLSRFYSMVGKDLRKFKMGIAWLLTMRGIPQLFYGTEILMDSYSGPDAKVRIDFPGGWAGDNKNKFTPAGRTEQENEAFDYLRTLLRWRKGKSLFKDAKLTHFVPADGIYVYFRTSGSERIMVVMNCNDEGKKLQLGRFAECLKGAAKFKEAVTGLEIPVANELPNWSMDHVGSGGAITSAGGAIAYLDGFELKWLIFNGPL, from the coding sequence ATGTACACCACCCTCGCGGAAGACTATCTGTATGCCGATCCCAATCAAAATGTCGTTTTCCTCGACAACCACGACCTGAGCCGCTTCTATTCGATGGTCGGAAAAGACTTGCGCAAATTCAAGATGGGGATCGCTTGGCTGCTGACGATGCGCGGAATTCCGCAGCTGTTTTATGGCACAGAAATCCTGATGGACAGTTATTCCGGCCCGGATGCCAAAGTGAGAATTGACTTTCCCGGCGGTTGGGCAGGGGATAACAAGAACAAGTTCACCCCGGCGGGACGTACGGAACAGGAAAACGAGGCATTTGACTACCTGCGCACGCTCCTACGCTGGCGCAAGGGCAAGTCGCTCTTCAAGGATGCAAAGCTCACCCATTTTGTGCCCGCGGATGGCATCTACGTCTATTTCCGCACTTCAGGAAGCGAGCGCATCATGGTGGTGATGAACTGCAACGATGAAGGCAAGAAGCTGCAACTGGGCAGATTCGCCGAATGCCTCAAAGGGGCAGCCAAGTTCAAAGAAGCCGTTACGGGTTTGGAAATTCCAGTTGCGAATGAGCTTCCGAATTGGTCCATGGACCACGTTGGTTCTGGAGGTGCAATAACTTCTGCGGGCGGTGCAATTGCCTATTTAGATGGTTTTGAGCTCAAATGGTTGATATTCAATGGTCCTTTGTAA
- a CDS encoding MFS transporter — MGFGLAVQISALSWILSTKYHLKIDEVGYVWLAGPLAGIIGQMLAGVISDKIWFLGGRRRPLIIIGGIVAAGMLWMLPRLDLISNALDTVDILYVALTVALALDLAINIGFNPTRAIIADVTPEGDARTRGYTIMQTVSGFFGVGAYFIALAWGKETLIYVGMAVMLAFNLIPVFFIQEPRTIKVIAEADSKDGKRTNIQQLLAIYVAHSFTWLGVQTMFVFLYAYIKGRMGISDDAEMGRIIDISFLILNTVGFLLPALVLQPLAGKFGRVRVHTAAIAIMALSYFGVLLAGSSPVAMYVVMALLGIGWAAVVSLPFAIATEYVSADKQGLYMGIFNLSVVIPQVVVSAVFGRIFKDAANLDIIFVICGVSLVVSAVLWALFVRDKAVSLPKK, encoded by the coding sequence ATGGGCTTCGGATTGGCGGTTCAGATTTCTGCCCTTTCGTGGATTCTGTCGACCAAATACCACCTCAAAATCGACGAGGTTGGCTACGTATGGTTGGCAGGCCCGCTCGCTGGAATCATCGGGCAGATGCTCGCCGGAGTCATCTCCGACAAGATTTGGTTCCTCGGCGGCAGACGCCGTCCGCTGATCATCATCGGCGGAATTGTAGCTGCAGGAATGCTTTGGATGTTGCCCCGTTTGGATCTTATTTCCAATGCGTTAGATACTGTAGATATTCTTTACGTTGCCCTCACTGTCGCGCTCGCATTGGACCTTGCCATCAACATTGGCTTCAATCCCACGAGGGCCATCATCGCGGACGTGACACCCGAAGGCGATGCCCGTACGCGGGGCTATACCATCATGCAAACGGTCTCGGGATTCTTTGGCGTGGGTGCCTATTTCATTGCATTGGCTTGGGGAAAAGAGACGCTGATCTATGTCGGAATGGCGGTGATGCTTGCATTTAACCTGATTCCTGTGTTTTTCATTCAAGAGCCGCGTACCATCAAAGTGATTGCTGAAGCCGATTCGAAGGATGGAAAACGCACCAACATTCAGCAGCTGTTGGCCATTTACGTCGCGCATTCGTTCACGTGGCTAGGGGTTCAGACGATGTTTGTCTTCCTCTATGCCTATATCAAGGGCCGAATGGGCATCTCGGACGATGCGGAAATGGGGCGTATCATTGACATCAGCTTCCTGATTCTCAATACGGTGGGCTTCCTTTTGCCTGCATTGGTGTTGCAGCCGCTCGCAGGCAAGTTTGGGCGCGTACGGGTGCATACGGCCGCGATCGCCATCATGGCGCTCTCCTATTTTGGGGTTTTATTGGCAGGAAGTTCGCCGGTCGCAATGTATGTCGTCATGGCCTTGCTCGGAATCGGTTGGGCTGCCGTGGTAAGCCTGCCATTTGCAATTGCGACCGAATACGTCAGCGCGGACAAACAAGGCCTCTACATGGGAATTTTCAACCTTTCTGTAGTAATTCCGCAAGTCGTCGTCAGTGCAGTATTTGGAAGGATTTTCAAGGATGCTGCGAATCTGGACATCATTTTTGTGATTTGCGGCGTGTCGCTCGTGGTTTCGGCCGTGTTGTGGGCCCTTTTCGTCAGGGACAAAGCCGTCAGCCTTCCCAAAAAATAA
- a CDS encoding methyltransferase domain-containing protein translates to MDEKYWQERWKSSDTPWDMGTACPALVAYCSQLTDKDIAILIPGAGSGYEVDWLWENGFHNVTALDWSPQALDRILDRIPDFPENQLVSGDFFETKGEFDLILEQTFMSAIDPAKRHAYAIKMFSLLKQGGTLAGLLFDFPLDGGPPFGGSEAEYRKLFEPLFEIKTMARCYNSIPPRDGRELFFILKKRMLKA, encoded by the coding sequence ATGGACGAAAAATATTGGCAGGAGCGTTGGAAATCAAGTGATACGCCGTGGGACATGGGGACGGCTTGCCCGGCATTGGTCGCCTATTGCAGTCAATTGACCGACAAAGACATCGCCATCCTCATTCCGGGTGCGGGAAGCGGCTACGAAGTCGATTGGCTTTGGGAAAACGGCTTTCACAATGTCACCGCGCTCGATTGGTCCCCACAAGCTTTGGACCGTATTTTGGACCGGATTCCCGATTTCCCCGAAAATCAGTTGGTTTCTGGAGATTTCTTCGAGACAAAAGGCGAATTCGATTTGATCTTGGAGCAAACTTTTATGAGCGCCATCGATCCGGCGAAGCGGCATGCCTATGCGATCAAGATGTTTTCCCTGCTCAAGCAGGGAGGGACCTTGGCCGGACTGTTGTTTGACTTTCCGCTCGACGGCGGACCGCCCTTCGGGGGCAGCGAAGCCGAATACCGGAAGCTGTTTGAGCCGCTGTTTGAAATCAAGACGATGGCGCGTTGCTACAATTCGATTCCTCCAAGAGACGGCCGGGAGTTGTTTTTTATCCTGAAAAAGCGCATGTTGAAGGCTTAA
- a CDS encoding T9SS type A sorting domain-containing protein, which translates to MEKRLRPTTFFRSLLLVVTFFAIQSAVFAQFNTAIQDGVINANEYGTHTNGQNQQTDGGTTYFMSWDATNLYVAFTGSNFNEAAVIYIDHNPVIPVNGGTNADGSNQGLYTYDRNHMMLPMRADFVLYFKNGYNEYRRMDGAGYWGGSTAFGLTTGNNGGSNTCEIAIPWTAITGGGAKPAQFNWLTYKAYDYGPGTNGIYSSLPVGNPNCACNQDPSRLFATRYYNVLNTNNGTSTAPFSTTSFTYHEDFSTAGTGGYYQNGGTFYDFTINDNSANNNDNAPAFHLYENNEISNRVLVDGNISITHNLYVGQGSALLPANNTPTAVTANVTFSGNSGSIYNYGRIDPNPEAVNANDWNNRRMNFIFAGTTRLMPSNLFKDLWRLSNVTVNAGASLLGPTVDSTSLEVQWGTWNNLGTVDLGDGSAGFADVGTRGDWAQHNDYFLTGTGIWKMHQVLIGRNSSKLQPAVGGTVVRLEVQGDFENYDEFLGRVGAARIDVVMKGTRRQYLRGNVTETTGAATSFYNFEVDNSNSLLNFNNTADVWFLSFGGGNITYYVTGNFTMRNGDLVTRDRVSNVVHDWILRDSATVTATFVHSNLTPVGSSFVDGPMKWEIQQAITVNRGFPIGKTKNVFGLAVGDARPVVLTIQHDAPTRTTYTGEMFLDDRSTTYLWPSPVPEIIAWISQQRYWNISKGAGANVLAAQVTLSYDVTQRVDGVINAPALRIVKDNGVGQWLNITPLGPGGSANNTGFITSHPFTTFSDFTLASIDGNMPLPATLVSFEATLEGDQVRLDWNTTQEINTSEFVLESSSNRMDFKEIGRVNAAGNSDVPMDYQYWDQQPDLQQPLLYYRLKVIDLDGNFGYSEVRTVAIDPQQTAQLFLYPNPANDEVTLELIASNELKVNQVKLVDVVGRTVWEGEWKEDLQRMRLDVSGLAAGSYSVGLSTSNGMVWRKLSIR; encoded by the coding sequence ATGGAAAAACGCCTACGCCCAACCACATTTTTCCGTTCCCTGCTTCTTGTTGTCACCTTTTTTGCCATTCAAAGCGCGGTTTTTGCCCAATTCAACACGGCTATTCAAGACGGCGTGATCAACGCCAATGAATACGGCACCCATACGAACGGCCAAAACCAACAAACCGATGGCGGAACGACCTATTTCATGAGTTGGGACGCCACAAATCTTTATGTTGCCTTCACGGGTTCCAATTTCAACGAAGCCGCGGTCATTTACATCGACCACAATCCGGTAATTCCGGTAAACGGCGGTACGAATGCCGATGGGAGCAATCAAGGTCTGTACACCTACGACCGGAACCACATGATGCTCCCCATGCGCGCCGATTTTGTCTTGTATTTCAAAAACGGGTACAATGAGTACCGTCGAATGGATGGCGCAGGCTATTGGGGCGGCAGCACGGCCTTTGGATTGACTACGGGGAACAATGGCGGCTCGAACACCTGCGAAATCGCCATTCCATGGACGGCAATCACAGGAGGCGGTGCTAAGCCCGCCCAATTTAACTGGCTCACTTACAAGGCCTATGACTACGGTCCAGGAACGAATGGCATTTACAGTTCTCTGCCCGTCGGCAACCCCAATTGCGCCTGCAATCAAGATCCGAGCCGGCTATTTGCCACGCGGTATTACAATGTCTTGAATACGAACAACGGAACCTCAACAGCCCCTTTTTCGACAACGAGCTTCACTTACCATGAAGACTTTTCGACGGCAGGTACTGGTGGGTATTACCAGAATGGAGGTACATTTTACGACTTCACCATCAATGACAACAGTGCCAACAACAACGACAATGCACCTGCATTTCACCTCTACGAAAACAACGAAATCTCCAATCGGGTATTGGTCGACGGGAATATCAGCATTACGCATAATCTGTACGTTGGTCAGGGTTCGGCACTTCTGCCAGCCAACAATACGCCAACGGCGGTCACTGCGAACGTCACCTTCAGCGGCAATTCGGGCAGCATTTACAACTACGGTCGCATTGACCCCAATCCGGAGGCCGTCAATGCCAATGACTGGAACAACCGCCGGATGAACTTCATTTTCGCCGGAACCACGCGTTTGATGCCTTCGAATCTCTTCAAGGACCTCTGGCGCTTGAGCAATGTCACTGTCAATGCCGGCGCAAGTTTGTTGGGTCCGACGGTGGATTCGACGAGTTTGGAGGTTCAGTGGGGCACCTGGAACAATTTGGGGACCGTGGATTTAGGTGACGGAAGCGCAGGGTTTGCAGATGTCGGCACCCGGGGCGACTGGGCACAACACAACGATTATTTTCTGACAGGAACGGGAATCTGGAAAATGCACCAAGTGCTCATCGGGCGCAACAGCTCCAAATTGCAGCCCGCCGTGGGCGGTACGGTCGTGCGTTTGGAGGTGCAAGGGGATTTTGAAAACTACGACGAATTCCTTGGACGGGTCGGTGCAGCAAGGATCGACGTCGTCATGAAGGGTACCCGCCGGCAGTATCTCAGGGGCAATGTGACCGAAACCACGGGCGCCGCCACGAGTTTTTACAACTTTGAAGTCGACAACAGCAATAGCCTGCTGAATTTCAACAACACCGCCGATGTTTGGTTCCTTTCCTTTGGTGGCGGCAACATCACGTACTACGTTACCGGCAATTTCACGATGCGCAACGGGGACCTTGTGACCCGTGATCGCGTGAGCAATGTCGTCCACGACTGGATTTTGAGGGATTCTGCCACTGTGACGGCCACTTTTGTTCACAGCAACCTCACGCCGGTAGGCTCGAGTTTCGTGGATGGGCCGATGAAATGGGAGATTCAGCAGGCGATTACCGTGAACCGCGGCTTCCCGATCGGAAAAACGAAGAATGTATTCGGCTTGGCGGTCGGCGACGCGCGGCCGGTTGTGCTCACCATACAGCATGATGCGCCTACGCGCACCACCTACACGGGGGAAATGTTCCTCGACGACCGCAGTACGACCTATTTGTGGCCTTCGCCTGTGCCTGAGATCATTGCCTGGATTTCGCAACAACGCTACTGGAACATCAGCAAAGGTGCCGGAGCTAACGTGCTTGCTGCGCAAGTCACATTGAGTTATGATGTCACGCAGCGCGTGGATGGCGTGATCAATGCACCTGCATTGCGCATCGTCAAGGACAATGGCGTTGGTCAATGGCTGAACATCACGCCGTTGGGTCCAGGTGGTTCGGCCAACAATACAGGATTCATCACCTCGCACCCGTTTACGACCTTCAGCGACTTCACACTAGCGAGCATCGATGGAAACATGCCCTTGCCCGCAACCTTGGTTTCCTTCGAAGCGACGTTGGAGGGTGATCAGGTGCGTCTCGATTGGAATACCACCCAAGAAATCAACACCTCCGAATTTGTTCTCGAATCCAGCAGCAACCGTATGGATTTCAAAGAAATCGGACGCGTGAATGCCGCCGGAAATTCGGATGTACCGATGGATTATCAATACTGGGACCAGCAACCTGATTTGCAGCAGCCACTGTTGTATTATCGCCTCAAAGTGATCGATCTGGACGGCAATTTTGGCTATTCAGAAGTCAGGACCGTGGCGATTGACCCGCAGCAGACGGCCCAATTGTTCCTCTATCCCAATCCGGCAAATGATGAAGTGACTCTGGAGCTGATCGCATCCAATGAATTGAAGGTGAATCAGGTGAAGTTGGTAGATGTGGTCGGAAGGACGGTTTGGGAAGGAGAGTGGAAGGAGGATCTGCAGCGAATGAGACTCGATGTCAGCGGTTTGGCTGCCGGATCTTATTCTGTGGGATTGAGCACGAGCAACGGGATGGTTTGGCGCAAATTGAGCATTCGCTAA
- the corA gene encoding magnesium/cobalt transporter CorA, protein MNQKQNGIGDRRRHHHPPTRKEKIGVAPGTLVYLGEKNEVGVSMRLMHYGETTFEETENIQEMPGPADTGCVQWLDIVGVHDADTMRKVGKRYKLHPLVLEDIMNTGQRPKTEVTEEYLFVVIKMILKDKESTQLKFEQVSLIMGNGWLLTFQEKEGDMFEIVRDRIRSDKGRIRKAEADYLAYALIDAIVDNYFLVLEEFGDRIETLETVLMSGKSQGQIGNLQVLKREIITLRKSIWPLREVINNFMKSESSLVAEETKPYLHDLYDHCVQIIDTIESYRDILGGMQDLYLSVVNNKMNEIMKVLALISTIFLPMTLVAGIYGMNFADMPELQAAWGYPAAMSLMLVIGVSMFMLFKWRNWL, encoded by the coding sequence ATGAATCAGAAGCAAAACGGAATCGGCGACAGACGGCGTCATCACCATCCTCCTACGCGCAAGGAAAAGATCGGTGTGGCTCCCGGTACACTTGTTTATCTGGGTGAGAAAAATGAAGTGGGCGTTTCCATGCGTCTGATGCATTATGGGGAAACCACATTCGAGGAAACGGAAAACATACAGGAAATGCCCGGCCCAGCCGATACCGGTTGTGTACAATGGTTAGATATTGTCGGAGTGCACGACGCAGACACGATGCGGAAGGTCGGAAAACGCTACAAGCTGCATCCGTTGGTACTGGAAGACATTATGAACACTGGGCAGCGGCCTAAAACGGAAGTCACCGAAGAATACCTTTTTGTGGTCATCAAGATGATCCTGAAAGACAAGGAAAGTACGCAGCTCAAGTTTGAGCAGGTGAGCTTGATCATGGGAAATGGTTGGCTTCTCACCTTTCAGGAAAAGGAAGGTGACATGTTTGAAATCGTCCGCGACCGCATTCGTTCAGACAAGGGCCGCATCCGCAAGGCGGAAGCCGATTATTTGGCCTACGCACTCATTGATGCCATCGTCGACAATTATTTTCTCGTGCTCGAGGAATTTGGTGACCGCATTGAAACCTTGGAAACTGTGCTGATGAGCGGAAAATCGCAAGGGCAAATCGGCAATCTGCAGGTGCTCAAACGGGAGATCATTACATTGCGCAAATCGATATGGCCGCTTCGCGAGGTGATCAACAACTTCATGAAGTCCGAATCGAGCTTGGTTGCCGAGGAGACCAAGCCCTATTTGCATGATCTTTATGATCACTGCGTGCAAATCATCGATACCATTGAATCCTACCGGGATATTCTCGGCGGGATGCAGGATCTTTATTTGTCAGTGGTAAACAACAAGATGAATGAGATCATGAAAGTGCTTGCACTGATTTCAACCATCTTCTTGCCCATGACCTTGGTCGCAGGCATCTATGGAATGAACTTCGCAGATATGCCTGAATTACAGGCAGCTTGGGGATATCCTGCCGCGATGTCCTTGATGTTGGTGATCGGTGTTTCGATGTTTATGCTCTTCAAGTGGCGGAATTGGTTGTGA
- a CDS encoding DoxX family protein, translated as MLTSYLNSLPFRVVGILLLLFFAVLFLQSGFDKVQDRKGNLDWLIGHFSKSMFKNAVPLLLAVITVMELISGFASLGTAVYLGFAELSQIWIPFAVVSFCALTLLNLFAGQRIAKDYAGAAGIVPYFIVAFLAMVFFGGLIFWEG; from the coding sequence ATTTTGACATCCTATCTCAATTCCCTGCCTTTCCGCGTGGTTGGAATTTTACTGTTGCTCTTTTTTGCCGTCCTGTTTCTGCAATCCGGATTTGACAAGGTGCAAGACCGAAAAGGCAACTTGGATTGGTTGATCGGGCATTTTTCCAAGAGCATGTTTAAAAATGCGGTGCCGTTGCTGCTTGCGGTAATTACCGTCATGGAGTTGATTTCCGGATTTGCTTCGCTCGGCACTGCCGTTTACTTGGGCTTCGCCGAATTGTCACAGATTTGGATTCCCTTTGCCGTGGTCAGCTTCTGTGCCTTGACTTTGCTCAATCTCTTTGCTGGTCAGCGAATTGCGAAGGACTATGCCGGAGCTGCCGGAATTGTACCGTATTTTATCGTTGCCTTTTTGGCAATGGTTTTCTTTGGTGGGCTTATTTTTTGGGAAGGCTGA
- a CDS encoding glycosyltransferase, giving the protein MDKKRIVILGTTYPFRGGLAAFNERLAREFIAEGHEVTIFTFSLQYPKFLFPGKTQELQEAAPTGLDIHIKVNSVNPFNWLKVGRELRKMAPDLLVMKFWIPFMGPSLGTIARKARKNGKTKAVAIVDNMIPHERRIGDMQLIRYFARSIDAFVAMSHSVENDIHSFKTGKPVVFAAHPIYDNFGDRFEKQEAKKLLGLDPEFSYLLFFGFIRDYKGLDLALKAMADPRMANRKVKLIVAGEFYKDPKPYLDLIASLGIEDRLVLRTDFIPNHEVGKYFSASDMIVQPYKEATQSGVTQIAYHFHKPMLVTNVGGLPEIVPHGRVGYVTEVSEKAIADALVDFYDHKREASMVQEVIHDKPKFLWDHFTGEIWKLYAGMKPH; this is encoded by the coding sequence ATGGACAAAAAGCGAATTGTCATTCTGGGAACAACCTATCCGTTTCGGGGAGGATTGGCGGCATTTAACGAACGTCTTGCCCGCGAATTCATCGCGGAGGGCCACGAGGTGACAATTTTCACCTTCAGCCTTCAATACCCGAAATTCCTTTTTCCGGGGAAAACCCAGGAATTGCAGGAAGCAGCACCGACGGGCCTGGACATCCATATCAAGGTCAATTCGGTCAATCCTTTCAATTGGCTCAAGGTCGGTCGAGAACTGCGCAAAATGGCTCCGGACCTCTTGGTTATGAAATTCTGGATCCCGTTTATGGGTCCGAGTTTGGGAACGATCGCCCGCAAGGCCCGCAAAAACGGAAAAACGAAGGCGGTCGCCATCGTGGACAACATGATCCCGCATGAGCGGCGGATCGGTGACATGCAGCTCATCCGCTATTTTGCGCGGAGCATCGACGCCTTTGTGGCCATGAGTCACAGCGTCGAAAATGACATTCACAGCTTCAAGACCGGGAAACCCGTGGTTTTTGCCGCGCATCCGATCTATGACAATTTCGGGGACCGATTTGAAAAGCAGGAAGCGAAAAAGCTGCTCGGATTGGACCCCGAATTCAGCTATTTGCTGTTTTTTGGCTTCATTCGCGATTATAAAGGCCTGGATTTGGCCTTGAAGGCGATGGCCGACCCACGAATGGCCAACCGCAAAGTCAAATTGATCGTCGCTGGCGAATTTTATAAAGATCCCAAGCCGTATTTGGACCTGATTGCGAGCTTGGGAATTGAGGATCGACTCGTGTTGCGCACGGATTTCATCCCCAACCACGAAGTCGGGAAGTACTTTTCGGCGAGCGACATGATCGTGCAGCCCTACAAAGAGGCCACACAAAGCGGCGTGACGCAGATTGCCTATCATTTTCACAAGCCCATGCTCGTGACCAACGTCGGTGGACTTCCCGAAATCGTGCCGCATGGCCGCGTAGGATACGTTACGGAAGTCTCGGAAAAAGCCATTGCAGATGCTCTCGTGGACTTCTACGACCACAAACGCGAAGCATCCATGGTGCAGGAAGTGATCCATGACAAGCCCAAATTCCTTTGGGACCACTTCACGGGGGAAATTTGGAAGCTGTACGCGGGCATGAAGCCGCATTGA